The sequence TGTTCACCGGCGTCAAGGTCCGCTCCTGGCCGCCGCACGCGGGCATGACGGCGAACGCGTACGTCGTCGACAATCCCGAACTGGCGGACCTGGCCGCGCGGTTCATCAAACAGATCGGCTTCAGCGGCGTCATCGACCTCGATCTGCGCTTCGACCGCCGTGACGGCCGGTACAAGCTGCTCGACTTCAATCCGCGGATGGGCGCCCAGTTCCGGCTCTTCGAGAACGAGTCGGGGATCGACGTCGTCCGCGCCATGCACCTGGACCTGACCGGCCGGCCCGTTCCGGAGGGGGAACAACTGGCCGGCCGGCGCTACATCGTGGAGAACATCGACCTGCCGGCCCTGCTCGCGTACCGCCGCAGCGGCTACACGACACCGCACGCTCCCGCTCGCGCGAGCGGTACGGAGCTGGCGTGGCTGGCGGCGGACGACCTGCGGCCGTTCTTCACGATGCTCGCGCGCTTCGTACGGCCCGGTGCGAAGCATCTGTACCAGCTGTGGAGGGACGGCCGCCGCGGAGCCGGCGTGGCGCTGGGCCACCGATGACGACGGCCGGCCCGCGACGGACCGGCGAACGGCCGGCCGGCGGACCGGCGGCAGGACCGAAGCAGACCCGCAGCCGTGCGCAGGCGTGTGCGGGTGGGATCACGGAATGACGAAGTGGTGTTCTGGGGAGGGGACTTCGTGATGGAACCGGTGGCAGTGATCGGTGCCGGGCCTTTCGGCCTGTCCACCGCCGCGCATCTGAGGGCGCGCGGCATTCCGGTACGGGTGTTCGGTGAACCCATGGTGAGCTGGCGGGCGAACATGCCCGAGGGGATGCTCCTCAAGTCGACCCCGGCCGCCTCGAACATCGACGCCCCGCAGCCGGGGCACGACCTCGTCGACTACTGCGACGCGGCGGGCATTCCCCGCCTGGTCACGGACGAGGACATCGTCCCGGTCGAGACCTTCGTCGGTTACGGGGAGTGGTTCCAGCAGCGGCTCGTGCCGGAGCTGGAGCGGGTGCGCGTCGTCTCGGTCGACCGCCGGGCCGACCTCCGGGAGGGCCGTCGCGGGACGCGGCGCGACGCCGGCCGCGGACCCGGGGGGTTCGAAGTCAAGCTGGACTCGGGCGAGGTGTTCACCACGCGGGCGGTCGTCGTCGCGACCGGTCTGTCCGGGCTGGCGCACCTGCCCCGCGAGCTGGCCGCGGCCTCGCCCGACGGGCCGACGCCCACGGGCCCCGTCTCGCACAGCTCGCAACTGCACGACCTGTCCCGGTTCGCCGGCCGGGAACTGATCGTCGTCGGCGCGGGCCAGTCCGCCCTGGAGACGGCGGCGCTCGCCGCCGAGGCAGGCGCACAGGTGCGCGTGGTGGCGCGCGGAAAGGGGTCTGTCGACTTCGGCGCGCCCCCGTGGCAGCAGCCGCTGCTGCGCCCCGAGTCACCCTTCGGGCGGGCCTGGTCGTTGTGGGCTCTCACCTACTATCCCCACCCGTACCGTCATCTGCCCCCGGCAGCCCGGCACTTCCTCGTCCGCAGCGTCCTGGGTCCCCTCGGCGCCTGGTGGCTGCGCGAGCGGTTCGAGGGGAAAGTGCAGGTGAGCGAGGTGGCACGGATCACCCGCGCCTCCGGGAAGGCGGGCGGGCGGCCGGCCCTCACCGTCCGGACCCTCGGCGGCCGTATCGAGGAACTCTCCGCGGACCACATCGTCGCCGCCACCGGTTACCGCGTCGACCTCGCCGCGATGGACTTCCTCGGGCACGAACTGAGGACCCGGCTGGCCGTGAGCCGCGGAACACCGAGGCTGGGCGCCGGATTCAGCTCCTCCGTGCCCGGTCTGTACTTCACCGGGCTGCCGGCGGCCGCCTCGTACGGTCCGGTGATGCGGTTCGTGTGCGGGACGGAGTTCGCCTCACCGCGGCTGGTCCGGCATCTGGCGGGACGGCACCGCTGAAACCGGGGCGCGGGCGCACTCGATGGGAGCGCGCGCGGGCGTACGCGGGCGGTCGGGAGAGGGGCGTGAATCGGGTCGGTGGAGTGGCCGATATGTCATGGGATCGGCCTGAACTCCCGGGGCCTGCTGGGACACGCGACGACGCGTGGGGTGGTCGAGGTGTCGGACGACGTCCGGTTCCCGTCGAGTCGCTGGGGGATTCGGTCCGTATTCTCTGATCATGGCCCCCCCGATTGCATATTCACTCATCGCCACTGACCTGGACGGGACGCTCCTGCGAGGCGACGACACCCTCTCGGACCGGTCGCGTGCCGCACTGGCGATGGCGGTCGGGGCAGGCGCCCGGCACCTCGTGGTGACGGGGCGCCCCGCGCCGCGCGTACGCCCGCTGCTGGACGAACTGGGCAGCCAGGGGCTCGCGGTGTGCGGACAGGGCGCGCAGTTGTACGACGCCGGCGCGGACCGCATGGTGTGGTCCGTCACGCTCGAACGTGAGCTGGCCGAGGTGGCTCTCGGCAAGATCGAGGCGGAGGTCGGCGAGGTGTACGCGGCCGTCGACCAGGACGGTGTCGACGGTCTCACGCTCATCGAGCCGGGCTACGAGATGCCCCACCCGACGCTGCCGGCGGTACGGGTGCTGCGGCGCGACGACCTCTGGACGCAGCCCATCAGCAAGGTGCTGCTGCGCCACCCCCTGCTCTCCGACGACGAGTTGGCGTCGGCCGCCCGTGGAGCGGTCGGTTCGCTCGCCACCGTGACGATGTCCGGGCCCGGTACCGTCGAACTCCAGCCATGCGGCATCACGAAGGCGACGGGTCTCGCGCTCGCCGCCGGCCGGCTGGGCCTCACGTCGGCGCAGACCATCGCCTTCGGGGACATGCCGAACGACATCCCGATGTTCGACTGGGCCGCGCGCGGGGTCGCGATGGCCAACGCCCATCCAGAACTCAAGTCCGTCGCCGACGAGATCACCCTCTCGAACGAGGACGACGGCATCGCGGTGGTCCTGGAGCGCATGTTCTCCGGCGCCGGGACCGGCCGGACGGGCCCCCTCGTCGGCCGACAGGCCGGTCCGGGAGCCCGCTCGGGCGTCGGTCAGTAGGCTCCGAAGACGTTGTCGATCGAGCCGTACCGCGCGGCGGCGTAGTTGCACGCCGCCGTGATGTTGGCGACCGGGTCGAAGGGGTCCAGCGACGTACCGGTCACGTGGTACGCCGTGAAGGTCGGGTCGATGACCTGGAGGAGCCCCTTCGACGGCGTACCGGCGACCGCGTTGGAGTCCCAGTTGTTCATGGCCTGCGGGTTGCCCGACGACTCGCGGATGATGTTGCGGTAGATGCCGTCGTAGCTGCCCGGGATCCCCTGCTGGGCCATGACGTCCAGCGACTGCTTGATCCAGCCGTCGAGGTCGTCCGTGTAGGTCGTCGCGGCGGCCGGGGTGACGGCGGACGCCGTGGTCGCCTTGGCGGTCTTCGCCGGGGTCCGGCCGTTCTTGGTGCCCACGGTCAGCTTGAGGCCCGGGCGGATGGCCGAGGGGTCGTTGCCGATGACCGCGCGGTTGGCCTTGTAGAGCTTCTTCCAGTCGCCCGTGGTGCGCGCCTTGGCGATCTTGGACAGCGTGTCGCCCTTGACCACCTTGTACGTGACCAGTGAGACCTGCGGGACCGCGTTCGGAGCGGCCTGCGCCGCCTGGACGGGCTGCGCGGCGTGGGCGCCGGTGGCTCCCACGAGGGGGAGCGCGAGTGCGGCTCCGCCCGTTCCGGCGGCGACGATGCCACGGATGAGGGTGCTGTTTCCGGGACGGCGGTGCTTGCCTCGTGCGGGCATGGCGAATTTCCTCTCCGGCGCCTGCGAGGTGAGCTGTCGGGTTCGGGCGGGAGATGCCCGGTCGCGTGGTGTGCGCGACTTCACCCCTAGCCGTTCCGATATCCGGACCGGCGGCTTACCTGGGTCCCCCGCTCCTGCCGTACGCGAGTGAATGGGTGGCTGGGTTTTCCGGGCGGCGGCAGGATTAGGCGATCCGTCCGGAGTGACGTGAACGTATGCGAGAGCACATGCAGTGAACAAGCCCTGAATTCGCGCAGCGGCGGCCATGGCCTGCCTTGTCGGGCGGATATCCCTTGATCAAAACGGAAGGCAAAGTTCAACTTGCTTTCCGTGAAGGGAAGTCGACGGAACCGACAAAACGATCACTTCGGGCAGGCGTGACCCAATTCACGGACGCAGATGGGGGATTAAGGAAACGGTTCTCCAATTCGGGCAAGTCGGATGTCTTCGGGATGTTACGGCGACTTACGCCCCATATTGAGGGGATAATGTCCGTAAGAAAGGTGATACGCCATCTTCTGTGGACGCCGGACGATCAGGCGTCGCAGGTGGTCACAGCTCGGGCACAGGTGAGGCCCGCACTCCTGGAATTCACCGGGGGGCGCGGGCCTCACCGTGAATGAGCGCCGGTCGTTCGTGGAGCGCGTGAACTCATCCCGCCGTACGCGGAATCCGCTTCTCCCAGGTGCGGTGGAAGATCACCTCGTCACCGTCCTTGCAGATCACTTCGTTCGAGGTGATGAAGTCCGCCTCGTCGCAGGTGATTTCGGAATGCGACTCGACGCTCGCGTCCCAGGGCATTTCCGGTCGGTGCAGCCGGACGGACCAGTCGGACCGGGCGCGCGCCGACAACGGATCGGACTCATTGATCGTGTACGTCTCCAGCGCGTCCTCGGTGAATTCGAGCCCGTCCGGATAGACGCGTGTGCCGCCGTATCGCGGATCCACTTCGAGACGCCACTCACCCTTGGCGACATCGCGGACCACGAGGCGCTCGGGGCGCGGATCGTCCAGCGTGGCGGGGAAGTTCACACCCAGCGGAGCCGACTGCTCCGGTTCCGCGAAGGCGATGGAGGGGTCCGACTCCTGCGCGCGGAGCGGGAGTTCCAGGACGCTCCCCGACGGAGTGAGGGTGAAGCCCGCCTCCGAGCCCGGCTGGGGCCAGATCCACGGCCAGTACGCGGAGGAGACGGCGAGCCGGATGCGATGGCCGGGAGGGAAGGCGTGGCCGATGCCGTTCAGCTCGAAAAGCACCTCCTCCGTAGAGCCCGGTTCCCAGGGAACCACCCGGTCACGGCCATGACGGGCTGTCAGGTTCAGGGCGCCTCGGGTGACGAGCGTCGAGGAGCCGTCGGGGGCCACGTCGCACAACCGGGCCACTACTTGTCCACGTTCCGTCGGCGAGGTGAGTCTCAGGCGCACGCGCGGGCGGCCCAGTACCCAGATCTCCTGCGGGACCTCGAACTCGAAGCACACCGACCGCGCGTCCTCCTCCCGCTGGTCGGGCGGCAGGTCCGCCTCGTTGCCGAAGGGGAAGAAGCGGCCGGCTTCCAGCCCCGTGTGCTGAGGGGAGCGCACGATCACGGGGGCGCCCTGGAGCGCGTACGGCACGTGGGCGACCAGGGGAGAGGGCCAGGCCCGGTCGCCGACCCAGCGGCCGGGCAGGGCCGGGTACACCGTCGCGGGAGGGTGCGAGTCGCTGACGTAGGAGCGCAGGAGCGGCTCGGACATCACGCCGGAGTCGGTGCCCTTCAGCCAGTGGTCCCACCAGCGCAGCGTCTCCTGGAGGAAGCCGATGGCCGGCCCCGGCGGCAGCCCCCGGTCGGGGTACTGGTGCGACCAGGGCCCGATCAGGCCCCGTACGCGGTCCGCCGGGAGGTGTTCCACGAGCCGCAGCACGGTGTCCCGGTACGGGTCGTGCCAGCCGCCGACCGCGAGCACGGCCGCGTGGATCGCCGAGTAGTCCTCGCACACGCTGCCGCGGCGCCACTGCTCGTCCCTCGTCTGGTGGGCGAGCCAGGTGTGCAGGAACGGATCGACGGACTCCAGTCGTTGCACCCACAGGTCGCGCCATGACTCGCCCGCGTACGCGGGATCGGGAGGGCGCGACACGAACGCGAGCATGGTCGCCGCCCACGCGTGCATGTCGACGGCGAGTACGGAACCACCCATGTAGTGCACGTCGTTGTCGTAGCGGTCGTCCGACGAGCAGACCGTGACGACCGCCTTGAGCGGCTCGGGCGCGAGGGACGCGATCTGGAGGGAGTTGAAGCCGCCCCAGGAGATGCCGAACATGCCGACCTTGCCGGAGCACCAGGGCTGTGCGGCGAGCCATTCGACGACCTCGACCCCGTCGGCCAGCTCCGTCGCCGAGTACTCGTCGCCCGGCAGTCCCTCGGAGTTGCCGTGCCCGCGGACGTCCACGCGTACGGAGGCGTAGCCGTGGCCCGCGTACCAGGGATGGCGCTGCCGGTCGCGCGGAGCGGTCCAGTCGGTCAGCCGGTACGGGAGGTATTCGAGCAGGGCCGGCACGGGTTCGCCGTAGAGGGGCCGCCACACGCGCGCGTAGAGCTTGGTTCCGTCCGTGAGGGGAACGCGGATGTCCTCGTGAAACGTCTCGCAGGGGAAGGACGTACGGATGCGCATGGGTGTCACCTCAGTGGACGGGGTGCATCGTGCGGCGCAGCCAGGGCGCCGCGGCGATCACGAGCAGACCGGCGGCCACGGCGATCGCGCCGTTGACGCCGAAGTAGGCGGGCTTGGACACGTCGTCGTAGAACTTCACGGTCTGGGCCTGGATGCCGTTGGCGAGGGCCAGGGAGAGGAACCAGAGGGACATCGTCTGGCTGGCGAAGGCCTTGGGGGCGAGCTTCGTGGTGGCCGACATGCCGGAGGTCTCCAGGAGGATGTCGCCGAGCCCCAGCAGGAAGTACGAGCCGACGATCCACCACACGGACATCAGGTGGTCGTCGCCGTCGTGGCCGGAGGTCGGCAGCACCATCAGCAGGAACGACAGCCCGCCGAGCACCACACCGAACGCGATCTTGTTGGAGGCGTGCGGCTGGCGGTGCCCCATCCGCACCCACAGCGCGGCCACCACGGGGGCCAGCGCGACCTCGAAGGCGCCCAGGGCGGACGCGTACCAGCCGGCGGGGAAGTCGAAGCCGAGGATCGTCGTCTCGGCGTTCGACGCGGCCAGCAGGATCATCGTCGAGTACGCCTGGAAGAGGATGAAGTTGAAGACCGTGGACGCCAGGAACAGGACGATGTACGGGCGCAGCCGGCCCCGTTCCTCGGCAGTCACCCTCGGACTCCTGAACATCACCGTGAAGTAGACGACCGGCGCGATCACCGAGACCAGGGTGAGCAGGTCCACGAAGCGGTCCATGGTCAGCACCCCGGCGAGGGCCAGGAGGACCGCGAGAACCGCCACCGCCAGGAGGCCCAGGACGATCAGCCGGACCGCGCGGCGCATGGCCGCGGGCGGCAGCGCGAACTCGGCCGCCTGTCTGCGCCCGGCCAGGTGACGGCGGCCCGCGACGTACTGGACCAGGCCGAGGGTCATTCCGACGGCCGCCGCGGAGAAGCCCCAGTGCCAGCCCCGGTGGTCGCCCAGCCAGCCGGTGATCAGCGGGCCCGCGAAGGCGCCCGTGTTGATGGCCATGTAGTAGAGCGCGAAACCGGCGTCGCGGCGGTCGTCGTCGGTGCGGTAGAGCTTGCCGACCATGGTGGCGACGTTCGGCTTCAGCAGGCCCGTGCCGGCGCTGATCAGGCCGAGGCCGGCCCAGGTGGCCGCCGCGGTCGGCACCGCCATCGCGTAGTGGCCGCAGGCGATCAGGATCCCGCCCCACAGGACGGCCCGGTACGAGCCGAGGACGCGGTCGGCGAGCCAGCCGCCGGCCACCGAGACGAGGTAGACCAGCGTTCCGTACGCGGCCGACACGGAAGCCGCCGTTCCGGCGGACATGCCCATGCCTCCGTGGGCGACCGTGTCCGCGAAGTACAGGACGAGGATCGCCTGCATCCCCAGGAACGAGAAGCGCTCCCAGACCTCAAGCCCGGAGAGCGTGAGCAGGCCCCTGGGCTGGCCGAAGAAGGCGTGGTCGTCGGCGGGGCCGGGGGATTCGCCCCCGGGCTCCGGATCGGGTGCGGAACCGGTTTCGATCGCGCTGCGGGACAAGATTCACCACCTCCTGAAAAGCCAGCCTCTTTCAGGAGGTATCAGGCATATCGGCAGATCAAGAACATACCTTCCATGGTCCGATACCGCCCGGCCTGGTCGAAGGGGCAAATGGGATCAGGCGGAGCGTGTCCGGCAGGGCGGTGGCGGGTGACGGGCGGGCGCTCATCGTGATCGAAAGACGACCGGATACGCTGACTTGAGTGCCAGCAGCGACACATCGACAAACACCCGCAGCACACAGCACACCCAGAGCATCCAGAGACCGCCGTTGAGAGCGTCAGCAGACAGGAGACCCTCGTGACCGTCGTCGGGCCGTTCGGGCTGAGCGTGCGGGACCAGGCTCTCGAAGCCGATGTCCAGGCCGGATTGGCGGCTGTCGAGGAGGGACTGCTCGAAGCCACCAAGAGCGAGGTCCCGTTCATCACGGAAGCCGCGCAGCACCTCGTGCGTGCGGGCGGCAAGCGGTTCCGGCCGCTGCTCGTGATGCTCGCCGCCCAGTTCGGTGATCCGTACGCGCCGGGCATCGTGCCCTCGGCGGTCGTCGTCGAGCTGACCCACCTCGCCACGCTGTACCACGACGACGTGATGGACGAGGCGGACGTGCGCCGCGGAGTGCCGAGCGCCAACAGCCGCTGGGACAACTCGGTCGCGGTCCTCACCGGCGACTTCCTCTTCGCGCGGGCCTCGCACATCCTGGCCGATCTGGGCCCCGAGGCCGTCCGCGTCCAGGCGGAGGCGTTCGAGAGGCTGGTCACCGGCCAGATCCTGGAGACGGCCGGACCGCGCGACGGACGCGACCCGGTCGACCACTACATGGACGTGCTCGGCGGCAAGACCGGCTCGCTGATCGCCGTGGCGGGACGGTTCGGCGCGATGATGTCGGGCGCCGACGAGACGGTCGTCGACGTACTGACGCAGTACGGAGAGCGGCTCGGCGTCGCCTTCCAGCTCGCCGACGACGTGCTGGACATCGCGAGCGACTCGCGCGAGTCCGGCAAGACGCCGGGCACCGATCTGCGCGAGGGCATTCCGACGATGCCGGTCCTGCGGCTGCACGAGCGCGTCGAGCGGCTGGGGCTCGCCGAGGACATCGCCCTGTCCGAGCTGCTCGCGTCGGACCTCACGGACGACGCACGGCACGCGGAGGCGCTGGCCAGGCTGCGCGTCCACCCCGCGCTGGACCAGGCCCGCCGCGACACCGTGCGGTACGCGGAGGACGCCCGCGCCACGCTGGCACCGCTCCCGGAGTGCGACGCGAAGGCGGCTCTGGTGGAGCTGTGCGACGCGGTGGTGCACCGGGCGGGCTGACCCGCGCGTCCCTTTTCGCCCTCAAGATCCCCTCTGGTGTGTGATGCAGGTCACATACTTGGAATGAGTCCAGTCTGAGATCTGTTCCGTAGTCCAGTACAGAAGCTGGCGCAGGGGGCGTCAGCGGTACTACGGGGAGAAAAAGAATCATGGGGACGATCGTTACGTTCGCACAGCGCCGTAAGAGCCTCGTCATGACCGGTGTCGCGGTGGCCGCCGCGGCAGGTGTCGCCGCCGCCGTCATCCCCGCTGTCGCCGACAGCGGCGGCTCCGGCACGAGTTCGAGCACGGGCGCGGACCACTCGGGGCACGGCGACCAGTCCATCCAGGTACAGAGCGGCACGGCCGCCGGCGGCACGGGCGGCACCATCCTCGCCGCCAGCCTGAACGGCGCGAACGAGGTACCGGTGCAGGGCGGCCCCGCGGTCGGCGACAAGGACGGCGCGGCCCTCGAATTCGTCAGGGTCAAGGGCGACAAGGTGTCCGTCGCGGTCAAGTGGCGGGGCACCGGCAAGCCGGTCATGCTCCACATCCACCAGGGCGCCAAGGGAGTCAACGGCGGCGTCAAGGTCGACTTCACCAAGCTGCTGGACGACGCCCGGGGCCGCACGGTCACCGGCACGGTCAAGGTGAAGGACGCCACCCTGCTCGGGAAGCTGAAGGCCGACCCGGGCAGCTTCTACGCCAACCTGCACACCGCCGAGTTCCCTGGCGGAGCCGTCCGGGGGCAGCTCCACAAGGTCACCACCGACTTCGACTTCCGGCAGGCGCTGCACAACTTCCAGGCCTCGGTCGTCAAGGGCAAGCAGATCTACGAGTGCAAGAAGGCGGCCGACGGCACCACGGCCTTCGCTCAGCGTGATGTGAGCGCCCTGCTGGGCGGCCCCATCGCCCACTCGTTCGTGAAGCCCAACTCGGGCACTCCGCAGTGGATCGCCGCCGACCGCAGCGCGGTGACCGGTGCGGTGATCTCCAAGACGCCGAACGGCGACAAGAACATCCCCGAACTGGACCTCAGGGCCACGCAGTCCGGCAAGCACCGGGGCCTGCTCGCGGGCACCGCGGAGATCCTGCGCCTGAACACCGTGGGCGGGGTGGCTCCGGCCGGCTCCTGCAAGGTGGGCAAGATCGTGGGAGTGCCGTACGGGGCGGACTACGTCTTCGTGAACCGGTAGATCCTTCTCGTGAACCGGTAGATCCTCTTCGGTTCCGGCCGACCGGTGGGCCCCTGCTGATCCACACCGTTCCACGCGGTCCGGAAGGGGTTTCACCGCGCATGGGCGTGCAACACGGACGGCGTCTCTCCTGTTCGACCCCTACGGGTCGGGAGAGGCGCCGTCCACCCATGTCATACCCCAGGTGTACGCGGAGTTGGCTCCGAGGTCTGACGCTTTCCGGCGGCCGGTTTGGTCAGATGGGACACACCACTTCACAGGAGTTCGGGTGACAATGGCGGCCAGGGGTGGACGAGTGCGAGGACGGTAAGCCGCCGCCGACGACGGAGGTAGGGCACACATGGCACCGTACGAATCCGACGACAGCTCGACCGGGGACGAGGCCGACGACATGCGCGCCGGCCGGCGCAAAGCGACGCGGTACGTCGTTCCCGTGGCGGTGGTGGGGGTGGCGGCGGCGACCATCGGGCTGGTCCCGGCGTTCGCGGGCTCCGGCGACCCCGACCTGCCGGACGTCACCGCCCAGCAGCTCATAGAGAAGATCGCCGCTTCGGACGTGCAGCAGCTGTCCGGCACGGTGAAGATCAGCACGGACCTCGGCCTGCCGAACCTCGGCGGCCTGGAGAGCAGCCTCGGCGGTGTCGCGGGCGGCGGACGCGACGGCTCGGGCTCGTCCGCGGACCCGTCGTCCAAGCTGCTGGAACTGGCGTCCGGTACGCACACACTGCGGGTCGCGTCCGACGGAGAGGGCAAGCAGAAGCTGTCGCTCCTCGACAAGGCCGCCGAGTACAGCGTGATCCACAACGGCGACGAGGTGTGGGCGTACGACAGCAAGTCGAACGAGGCGTACCACATGAAGGACGCCTCCTCCGGCTCCGCCGGGAAGGGCGAGAAGGGGACTAAGGACAGGTCCGAGGACGTGCCGGCCACGCCCAAGGAGCTGGCCGAGGAGGCGCTGAAGGCATCGGACGACACGACGTCCGTGACCGTCGACGGTACGGCGCAGGTCGCCGGGCGGGACGCCTACAAGCTGCTGATCAAGCCGAAGCAGTCCGGTTCGACGGTCGGCGCGATCTCCATCGCCGTGGACGCGAAGACCGGTCTGCCGCTGAAGTTCACGCTCACCCCGGCGAGCGGCGGCGCGGCCGTCGTCGACGCGGGCTTCACCGAGGTCGAGTTCGCCAAGCCGGCCGCGTCCACCTTCGACTTCAGCCCGCCCAAGGGCGCGAAGGTCACCGAGGGCGACGAGCTGAAGGCCGACGGCCCGGCGGCCAAGGAGCACAAGGGAGACAAGGGAGACAGGGGACGTCCCGGGGACGGCGAGGACCTGGGCAAGGAGTTCCAGGGCCTGAACGTCATCGGTGAGGGCTGGAGCTCCATCGCCCGGTTCGACACCGGCGGCGAGGGCCTGCCCTCCGAGGGGGCCGGCGGCGGCGACGCGGGCCGGTTCCTGGACTCGCTGGGCGACCACGTGAGCGGCAAGTTCGGCTCGGGCACGGTCTTCTCGACCCGCCTGGTCAACGCGCTGATCACGGACGACGGCAAGGTCTACGCGGGTGCGGTCACCAAGGACGCGCTGGTGAAGGCGGCCAACGCGGCGAACTAGGTCCCGTCGGCCCCCTGCGAGCGGGGTTCCCCGTCGAGGGCGAGGCGAAGTGAGGGAGTCGATGGCGGAACTGTCCACCGCGGACGGGGGCACGGAGGGTTCGGGCGGCACGGCGGGTTCGGGCGGCCCGGCCGCGGACGCGAAGGCGACCGCGGACCGGGGCGCCGTCGCGGGCACGGACGACCGCGTGGCCGCGAGCGACCCGGGCGACACCGTGGACGCACGCGACACGGGTGACACCGTGATCGCCACCCGCGCCCTCACCAA is a genomic window of Streptomyces sp. NBC_00414 containing:
- a CDS encoding FAD-dependent oxidoreductase, which translates into the protein MMEPVAVIGAGPFGLSTAAHLRARGIPVRVFGEPMVSWRANMPEGMLLKSTPAASNIDAPQPGHDLVDYCDAAGIPRLVTDEDIVPVETFVGYGEWFQQRLVPELERVRVVSVDRRADLREGRRGTRRDAGRGPGGFEVKLDSGEVFTTRAVVVATGLSGLAHLPRELAAASPDGPTPTGPVSHSSQLHDLSRFAGRELIVVGAGQSALETAALAAEAGAQVRVVARGKGSVDFGAPPWQQPLLRPESPFGRAWSLWALTYYPHPYRHLPPAARHFLVRSVLGPLGAWWLRERFEGKVQVSEVARITRASGKAGGRPALTVRTLGGRIEELSADHIVAATGYRVDLAAMDFLGHELRTRLAVSRGTPRLGAGFSSSVPGLYFTGLPAAASYGPVMRFVCGTEFASPRLVRHLAGRHR
- a CDS encoding HAD family hydrolase, giving the protein MAPPIAYSLIATDLDGTLLRGDDTLSDRSRAALAMAVGAGARHLVVTGRPAPRVRPLLDELGSQGLAVCGQGAQLYDAGADRMVWSVTLERELAEVALGKIEAEVGEVYAAVDQDGVDGLTLIEPGYEMPHPTLPAVRVLRRDDLWTQPISKVLLRHPLLSDDELASAARGAVGSLATVTMSGPGTVELQPCGITKATGLALAAGRLGLTSAQTIAFGDMPNDIPMFDWAARGVAMANAHPELKSVADEITLSNEDDGIAVVLERMFSGAGTGRTGPLVGRQAGPGARSGVGQ
- a CDS encoding LysM peptidoglycan-binding domain-containing protein, with amino-acid sequence MPARGKHRRPGNSTLIRGIVAAGTGGAALALPLVGATGAHAAQPVQAAQAAPNAVPQVSLVTYKVVKGDTLSKIAKARTTGDWKKLYKANRAVIGNDPSAIRPGLKLTVGTKNGRTPAKTAKATTASAVTPAAATTYTDDLDGWIKQSLDVMAQQGIPGSYDGIYRNIIRESSGNPQAMNNWDSNAVAGTPSKGLLQVIDPTFTAYHVTGTSLDPFDPVANITAACNYAAARYGSIDNVFGAY
- a CDS encoding CocE/NonD family hydrolase, producing the protein MRIRTSFPCETFHEDIRVPLTDGTKLYARVWRPLYGEPVPALLEYLPYRLTDWTAPRDRQRHPWYAGHGYASVRVDVRGHGNSEGLPGDEYSATELADGVEVVEWLAAQPWCSGKVGMFGISWGGFNSLQIASLAPEPLKAVVTVCSSDDRYDNDVHYMGGSVLAVDMHAWAATMLAFVSRPPDPAYAGESWRDLWVQRLESVDPFLHTWLAHQTRDEQWRRGSVCEDYSAIHAAVLAVGGWHDPYRDTVLRLVEHLPADRVRGLIGPWSHQYPDRGLPPGPAIGFLQETLRWWDHWLKGTDSGVMSEPLLRSYVSDSHPPATVYPALPGRWVGDRAWPSPLVAHVPYALQGAPVIVRSPQHTGLEAGRFFPFGNEADLPPDQREEDARSVCFEFEVPQEIWVLGRPRVRLRLTSPTERGQVVARLCDVAPDGSSTLVTRGALNLTARHGRDRVVPWEPGSTEEVLFELNGIGHAFPPGHRIRLAVSSAYWPWIWPQPGSEAGFTLTPSGSVLELPLRAQESDPSIAFAEPEQSAPLGVNFPATLDDPRPERLVVRDVAKGEWRLEVDPRYGGTRVYPDGLEFTEDALETYTINESDPLSARARSDWSVRLHRPEMPWDASVESHSEITCDEADFITSNEVICKDGDEVIFHRTWEKRIPRTAG
- a CDS encoding peptide MFS transporter, whose protein sequence is MSRSAIETGSAPDPEPGGESPGPADDHAFFGQPRGLLTLSGLEVWERFSFLGMQAILVLYFADTVAHGGMGMSAGTAASVSAAYGTLVYLVSVAGGWLADRVLGSYRAVLWGGILIACGHYAMAVPTAAATWAGLGLISAGTGLLKPNVATMVGKLYRTDDDRRDAGFALYYMAINTGAFAGPLITGWLGDHRGWHWGFSAAAVGMTLGLVQYVAGRRHLAGRRQAAEFALPPAAMRRAVRLIVLGLLAVAVLAVLLALAGVLTMDRFVDLLTLVSVIAPVVYFTVMFRSPRVTAEERGRLRPYIVLFLASTVFNFILFQAYSTMILLAASNAETTILGFDFPAGWYASALGAFEVALAPVVAALWVRMGHRQPHASNKIAFGVVLGGLSFLLMVLPTSGHDGDDHLMSVWWIVGSYFLLGLGDILLETSGMSATTKLAPKAFASQTMSLWFLSLALANGIQAQTVKFYDDVSKPAYFGVNGAIAVAAGLLVIAAAPWLRRTMHPVH
- a CDS encoding polyprenyl synthetase family protein, with the protein product MTVVGPFGLSVRDQALEADVQAGLAAVEEGLLEATKSEVPFITEAAQHLVRAGGKRFRPLLVMLAAQFGDPYAPGIVPSAVVVELTHLATLYHDDVMDEADVRRGVPSANSRWDNSVAVLTGDFLFARASHILADLGPEAVRVQAEAFERLVTGQILETAGPRDGRDPVDHYMDVLGGKTGSLIAVAGRFGAMMSGADETVVDVLTQYGERLGVAFQLADDVLDIASDSRESGKTPGTDLREGIPTMPVLRLHERVERLGLAEDIALSELLASDLTDDARHAEALARLRVHPALDQARRDTVRYAEDARATLAPLPECDAKAALVELCDAVVHRAG
- a CDS encoding CHRD domain-containing protein, producing MGTIVTFAQRRKSLVMTGVAVAAAAGVAAAVIPAVADSGGSGTSSSTGADHSGHGDQSIQVQSGTAAGGTGGTILAASLNGANEVPVQGGPAVGDKDGAALEFVRVKGDKVSVAVKWRGTGKPVMLHIHQGAKGVNGGVKVDFTKLLDDARGRTVTGTVKVKDATLLGKLKADPGSFYANLHTAEFPGGAVRGQLHKVTTDFDFRQALHNFQASVVKGKQIYECKKAADGTTAFAQRDVSALLGGPIAHSFVKPNSGTPQWIAADRSAVTGAVISKTPNGDKNIPELDLRATQSGKHRGLLAGTAEILRLNTVGGVAPAGSCKVGKIVGVPYGADYVFVNR
- a CDS encoding LolA family protein, translated to MAPYESDDSSTGDEADDMRAGRRKATRYVVPVAVVGVAAATIGLVPAFAGSGDPDLPDVTAQQLIEKIAASDVQQLSGTVKISTDLGLPNLGGLESSLGGVAGGGRDGSGSSADPSSKLLELASGTHTLRVASDGEGKQKLSLLDKAAEYSVIHNGDEVWAYDSKSNEAYHMKDASSGSAGKGEKGTKDRSEDVPATPKELAEEALKASDDTTSVTVDGTAQVAGRDAYKLLIKPKQSGSTVGAISIAVDAKTGLPLKFTLTPASGGAAVVDAGFTEVEFAKPAASTFDFSPPKGAKVTEGDELKADGPAAKEHKGDKGDRGRPGDGEDLGKEFQGLNVIGEGWSSIARFDTGGEGLPSEGAGGGDAGRFLDSLGDHVSGKFGSGTVFSTRLVNALITDDGKVYAGAVTKDALVKAANAAN